In Neofelis nebulosa isolate mNeoNeb1 chromosome 10, mNeoNeb1.pri, whole genome shotgun sequence, one DNA window encodes the following:
- the LOC131488518 gene encoding olfactory receptor 8B3-like: protein MTPGNASSVTEFILVGLTDLSELQLPLFCLFLVMYVVTVLGNMGLIILIGLNSYLHTPMYFFLFNLSFIDLCYSSVFTPKMLMNFLSKKNIISYMGCMTQLYFFCFFVISECYALTSMAYDRYVAICNPLLYNVVMSPKVCSSLMLGSYLMAFLGAMAHTGCMLRLTFCDANTINHYLCDILPLLQLSCTSTYVNELVVFIVVGINIIVPSVTIFVSYGCILSSILHISSTEGRSKAFSTCSSHIIAVSLFFGSGAIMYLKPSSVGSMDEGKISSVFYTNVVPMMNPLIYSLRNKDVKIALRRTLGRRVF from the coding sequence ATGACTCCTGGAAATGCCTCTTCTGTGACTGAATTCATTCTGGTGGGATTAACAGACCTATCAGAACTCCAGCTTCCCCTGTTCTGCCTGTTTCTAGTCATGTATGTGGTCACTGTGTTGGGAAATATGGGCTTGATCATTTTAATTGGGCTGAATTCATATCtacacacccccatgtactttttccttttcaatttgtcCTTCATAGACCTCTGCTATTCTTCAGTATTTACACCAAAAATGCTGATGAATTTcctatcaaagaaaaatattatctctTATATGGGATGCATGACCCagctttactttttctgtttttttgtaatttctgaaTGCTATGCGCTAACATCAATGGCCTATGatcgctatgtggccatctgtaacCCACTTTTGTATAATGTTGTCATGTCCCCTAAAGTGTGTTCCAGCCTTATGCTTGGTTCATATTTGATGGCATTTTTGGGTGCTATGGCCCACACAGGATGCATGCTGAGACTGACCTTCTGTGATGCAAACACCATCAACCATTATTTGTGTGACATCCTCCCCCTTCTCCAGCTCTCCTGCACAAGCACCTATGTGAATGAGCTGGTGGTTTTCATCGTGGTGGGCATCAACATCATTGTGCCCAGTGTCACCATCTTTGTGTCTTATGGTTGCATCCTTTCCAGCATCCTCCACATCAGCTCCACTGAGGGCAGGTCCAAAGCGTTCAGCACCTGCAGTTCCCACATAATTGCTGTTTCCTTGTTCTTTGGGTCAGGTGCAATTATGTATCTTAAACCATCTTCTGTTGGGTCTATGGATGAGGGGAAAATCTCTTCTGTCTTTTATACCAATGTGGTTCCCATGATGAACCCCTTAATCTATAGTTTGAGGAACAAAGATGTTAAAATTGCTCTGAGAAGAACCCTCGGTAGGAGAGTGTTTTGA